The genomic segment gcagcgtgatatgcgtacatgtttatttaacgataaacacacgacaaaacaacaaaggaaacgaaacgtgaagtccaaaggtacaacacaacaaaccttacacggaacaagctcccacaactagacagtgccaaaaggctgcctaagtatggtccccaatcagagacaactagcgacagctgcctctgattgggaactacaccggccaacatagaaatacacatactagaataccACACAtagaaaagcacaacaaggaatatacacaccctgactcaacatatacgagtcccctgagtcagggcgtgacaaaaatgTACTGCGACTGGATAATCCCTGTCATTTCTCCTGATTTAACTTTTATGTTCACAAATTCTCTGTTTGAGAGAACGAGAGGTTTTACCTACATAACAAAGCCCACATGGACATTTAATCATGTAGATAACATGGGTGGTGGAGCATGTAATAATGTCATTTATTTGGAACCGTTTTCCTGTATGTGGGTGGCAGAAATATTCACACTTCATCATACAACAATCTTTACAatgaacttgtttaaaaaaagtttagaaaatcacattgtcatGAAAAATTTGTATAAAAAGGCACATTTTGGAGTTCCATTGCTCTATCAAATATTAAAAACACAATGACTGTCTTTCTCTTAATATGTCCCCAAATAAATCATATAAAACCAAACACTAGGTTAATCCCTTTTAGAATACTTCTTTAAGTACTCAGTTAATAATGCATCAGATGTAAAATTGGCAGATAGGTTTGGAGCGTGGACGAGAGCCTTGGCGTAGAGGCTTCTGCTCAGCATCACAATCTCTCTTGTTCCTTTCAACATCACCCTCCTTCCTGTCCCTTTCACTCTGATGAACCTCCCCATCTTCATTTCTGATGCCCCCCTCGCTACCACATTTTCTTTGCATTTTCTTAATCTTACTCCCACGCTTTTGCTCAGCTCTTTCCCGCTTACTCCCCAACTCCCTGTCTTTGTTTTCCCTCCTGGACATGCTCTCTGTCACTCCTTCCTCCTTAAAGGCCCAtttagctgtctctctctcaaccccactCTTTCTTTTCACCTCAGATTCCTCCTTTGTCTTCCCCCTCTCCGAGTCTCCCTTTAAGTCAGCACTGTACTTATCTTTACTTCCCCTATCCATCTCTGCTCTCCAGTTCCTaacccccctctctacctcccccctttgagtcttcctccttctctccatttcaCCTGTTTCAGTTATGCTCCCACTCTTCAGATCTTTACTGCGTCTTCTCCCTGGAACAATCTCTGGTAtttcatctctactgcctctctccctctgactCCTCTTCTGGATTTTCTCTTTGTCAGTCTTGCTGCTATGTCTGCTTGAGTTTCCTCTTTCAGAAGTTTCCCTCACCACAACCACTTGTATCTTAGTCTCCAATCCAGCTACTTTTTGTTCCTTCAATCTTTCACTCTTCCCCCTTTCAGACTCTACATTTTCATTCGAAATCCCTCTCTTTGTATCAGCTGGCTCATTTTTATTCCCTCTACCTTTTTGTTTTTCAATCTCGTTTGCCTTTTCTTCACCCTCCTCATTCGTACTGCCTCTGTTATTTCCTTTCTCGTTTTTGCTCTCAACATTTCCTTTTTCATTGGCGTTTCTACTCTCTATTCCTTCCTCTTTCTTTTTCCCTTTCTCAGATCCTTTTTTATTAGGAACACTGCTATTATCACCTTTCACACTACCACTAGTGTCTCCACTCTCACTCGTCCGCTCTTTCTCCATCTCCACTTTCTCAGTCTCACACAACGTCTCCAATTCGATTGTTTTACTTTTAGTTCtcgcctcctcctctctgttctctttcttACTATCCTTCTTTTTACTATTCTTCTCCTCCTTAATTTCCCTTTCCTCACTCTTATCTGACTCCTTCTTGCTTTTATTCAATTTCTGTTCCTCCTGGACCTTCTTGTTCAACTTCTCCTCTAACTGGTCCAGGTCCTGCTCCAGCTGAGCTAGTTTAACTGGGTCTGACTCTAGCTCATCATCCACTTCcacctccacttcctcctcctcctcgtacTCTTCCAGCTCGATCCCATCTATGGTTTTCTGCAGCTGGGCTTTCACTTTGTTCAGCTCCAGTAGCCCGTCCTGCAGGTCCTTGCACATCTCTCGGATCTTGGTGGCGAACTTTGTCTTGGCGCCCTTGGACAGCTCGTGAGAGTCCTTGGCGAGGAAGAAGACGTCAAGTGCGAGGAAGAGAGCCGACATGACACCTGTGGTGACGCTGATGGCCTTAACAGCTTTGGCGGCCCCACCTGCCGCGCCTAGAACCTGCACGGTGCTGATGAGCTTGTCTGTGTTGATCATCAGTTTCTTTCCGGCCCGCCCCCCCTCCTTCATCACATGCTTTATGTTGTGGTTCAGAGCCTTCTTGTTGGCACTCTCAGTGTACTTTTCAAAGTTCCCCTCCTGCAGAGCTTCCATACCTTCctgcagacacacagagagaaaggacatttgagagatagaggagggggaggagtgtgtatgtgtatacagtatgtgaatATGCATGCGTGTGCCAGTTAGTGagtaagtgagagagaaagaacagtAACCTACCTGTACAAACTCCATACACTCCCTGATGTCCTTGATCTCCTCCTGGTAGCCCTGGATCATCTTCGCCACTTTCTTGCAGTCCATGTTGGAGTGCACTGTATCCGTGATGTTGGCCGTTGCCGAGGCGATGCTTCCAGCGGTCGCCACGGAGATGCCTACAGCGGTGACGATGATG from the Coregonus clupeaformis isolate EN_2021a chromosome 14, ASM2061545v1, whole genome shotgun sequence genome contains:
- the LOC121581112 gene encoding uncharacterized protein LOC121581112 isoform X3 — its product is MARNSSRKRTQAEHIKIKASDPQEDETDFKHDKFGGLGGMFQKSQKEPTPTFTSYLSDNEKPEAPTLEKEQSSENTKKRLTQAKQDKGGLMGGMFRKATNDKLSSPSLTVSRVNSDPNDTQEKTAESTHDNLSVHSKLLASNNSLSDHNDTKEKGGIFSGMFKKSSKPAEEPPQAEEDQQSLHSELSASNDSLSDNNNPKAKGGLFSGILKKSPKAPQEGTLAETLHSELSASNDSLSNNNSKEKGGIFSGMFIKSPKPAADASQPEDKRSLHSELSASNDSLADNNNPKGKGIFSGMFKKAPKTAEASQPEEDSNLGTDCNDNRSESKDKTGGLTGIFKRSPRPSPKPSPRSTVTKDPLTEYKELSASNDSLSDFTTIKKNLSAQRGLSASNDSLSDTTTTSKDKKGGFGGIFRRTPKPVEQQDSTDTETPVRGSQLRHRRTIKRKRRVVSFQVKRTLPRIPKRTAARDSDKVSIIEEAVEMQWLAPLQESTVEIQPVEMAAYPTDGINLLESEEISESDGLLDWWRAVEGWEQWNETSNFQEDEADMEVEQVADRVFMAAQLFVRLFNQRGASLQGRILELLAQADAADQFHKRTVAAAVGGGVASVCGSVATITGLILAPFTFGASIIVTAVGISVATAGSIASATANITDTVHSNMDCKKVAKMIQGYQEEIKDIRECMEFVQEGMEALQEGNFEKYTESANKKALNHNIKHVMKEGGRAGKKLMINTDKLISTVQVLGAAGGAAKAVKAISVTTGVMSALFLALDVFFLAKDSHELSKGAKTKFATKIREMCKDLQDGLLELNKVKAQLQKTIDGIELEEYEEEEEVEVEVDDELESDPVKLAQLEQDLDQLEEKLNKKVQEEQKLNKSKKESDKSEEREIKEEKNSKKKDSKKENREEEARTKSKTIELETLCETEKVEMEKERTSESGDTSGSVKGDNSSVPNKKGSEKGKKKEEGIESRNANEKGNVESKNEKGNNRGSTNEEGEEKANEIEKQKGRGNKNEPADTKRGISNENVESERGKSERLKEQKVAGLETKIQVVVVRETSERGNSSRHSSKTDKEKIQKRSQRERGSRDEIPEIVPGRRRSKDLKSGSITETGEMERRRKTQRGEVERGVRNWRAEMDRGSKDKYSADLKGDSERGKTKEESEVKRKSGVERETAKWAFKEEGVTESMSRRENKDRELGSKRERAEQKRGSKIKKMQRKCGSEGGIRNEDGEVHQSERDRKEGDVERNKRDCDAEQKPLRQGSRPRSKPICQFYI